GTTAATAAAAGATGTCTATCCCAATTGATTAAAGCACTAAGAGAAGTTGCCTGCATGCGTTTTTAATTTGAATCTTCTGAATAAAAAAGAGATACTCCCTGATCTGTAACATACAAGATTCAGAAAAGCATCGCTGCAAATGTAACAAAAAAAAGAGGAAGCTATCTTCCTCTTTTTTTTGTTACATGTTTTTATGCAAAACATACAATGAATGTTACATAACATTTATCCGATAACCATCAGATCAACGCCTTCAAGTACAGAGTCGCCTTTAGCTACTTTAATCTCCACCACTTTACCATCACGGTCAGCATTAATAACGTTTTCCATTTTCATAGCTTCAAGTACCATAACTTTCTGACCTGCCTTCACTGCATCTCCTACTTTGACAGCAATATCAAGAATGACTCCTGGTAGTGGCGATTTAATAGCACCAGCAACTTCTCCAGCCGGTACATGAGCTACCTGTGAAGCAGCAGCTACGACAGGACGTACAATAGCTTGAGGAGCTGCTTTAACCGGTTTCTCCATTTCAACCTGATAAGCAACACCATTTACTTCGACCGAAGCAACGGAATCTTCAACACTGATAATGTTGACTTTATATTCCTCTCCATTAATTTTATAAGAATATTCTTTCATGCAAAAATAATTTTTTAAGTGATTTCACCTGGTTCGATTGTTCTTCATTATTATTCCAAACAAATATCGAGGACAAAGTTAATCAACGTTTTTTTACAAATATGGGTTGACGCATCAACAGGACTTTAGAACTCCATGGAGAATAACCAAAGTTGTTGTACTGAATAGTAAGCACATTGCTTTCAACATCATGTACTTCCTCTGCCATTTCGTGTAAAGCCAATCCAATGGCAGCCAAAGCAGTTTTGTCTACTTCTTCTTTTTTCATAATCCTCAATTTTAGAAATTATAATGGAAGATTACCATGTTTTTTCGCTGGATTTATTTGTCTTTTCGTAGCCAATTGTTGTAATGCCCGAATAACACGGAAACGAGTATTACGCGGTTCAATCACGTCATCAACATAACCATAACGTGCAGCATTATATGGATTTGAGAAAGCATCGCGGTATTCCTGTTCCTTTTGAGCTACGAATGCTGCAGGGTCTTCTGCATTAGCAGCTTCTTTTGCGTAAAGAACTTCAATAGCACCGGAAGCACCCATTACAGCAATTTCAGCAGAAGGCCACGCATAGTTGATATCACTACGCAAATGTTTTGAACTCATTACAATATATGCGCCACCATACGCTTTGCGCAAGGTTACTGTAACTTTTGGTACAGTGGCCTCACCATAAGCATATAACAGCTTAGCTCCATGTACAATAACACCATTATATTCTTGACCAGTTCCAGGTAAAAATCCAGGTACATCAACCAATGTTACCAAAGGAATATTAAATGCATCACAGAAACGAACAAAACGGGCTGCCTTGCGTGAAGCATTTGAATCAAGAACTCCTGCCAAAACTTTTGGTTGATTAGCTACAATTCCGACAGACATGCCATTGAAGCGCGCAAATCCAACAATAATATTTTGTGCATAATCACGATGTACTTCCAAAAACTCTCCATTATCAATGATACTTCCGATCACCTCATACATGTCGTATGGTTTATTAGGATTATCTGGAATTACTTCATTCAAAGCATCTTCTAAACGATCAATAGGATCTTCACATGCTTTCAGGGGAGCTTCTTCCATGTTATTTTGAGGAATAAAGCTCAGTAAATGACGGATCAAAGAAATGCCATCTTCTTCAGTGTCAATAGCGAAGTGTGCTACGCCAGATTTTGAGGCATGCACGCTGGCACCCCCCAGTTGTTCTTGTGAAACATCCTCTCCAGTTACGGTTTTTACAACTTTAGGCCCAGTTAGGAACATGTAGCTTGACCCTTTAGCCATAATCGTAAAGTCAGTCAAAGCAGGTGAATAAACAGCACCGCCGGCAGAAGGGCCAAAAATTGCCGAAATTTGAGGCACAACACCCGAAGCTAGAATATTACGTTCAAAAATTTCCCCGTAACCTGCTAACGCATTGACACCTTCCTGAATACGAGCACCACCTGAATCATTAATACCAATAACAGGAGCACCCATTTTCATAGCCTGATCCATGACTTTGCAAATTTTCAAAGCCATAGTTTCAGACAAAGATCCTCCAAATACTGTAAAGTCTTGTGCAAAAACATACACCAAACGACCTTCGATAGTTCCGCTTCCGGTTACAACACCATCGCCAAGATAGCTTTCTTTTTCCATGCCAAAGTTGGTGCAACGGTGTTGCAAAAACATGTCAAATTCTTCGAAACTACCTTCGTCAAGCAACATGGCAATACGCTCACGTGCAGTGTATTTTCCCTTTTTATGTTGTGAATCAATTCGCTTTTGACCACCACCCAGACGTGCTTTCGCACGCAAATCGATGAGTTCTTGTACTTTATTGAGTTGATTGCTCATAAGAAATAAATTTTTGATTAGAAATGAGATTCTTAATAAAACGGAGAACGACTCTCCTTTATTGTCTGATGTGTCACTTCCTTATTTTGGTTGTTCACATAATTCTGTCAAAACACCTAATGTAGATTTTGGATGCAAAAAAGCAATGTTCAAGCCTTCAGCCCCTTTTCGCGGTGATTTGTCAATAAGTTGTATCCCGTCCTCTGCTAAAACATTTAATTGCTCCTGAAGACCTTTAACTGCAAAAGCAATGTGATGAATGCCTTCCCCCTTTTTTTCAATAAATTTCCCTACTGGCCCTTCAGGATCAGTAGCAGCTAATAGTTCAATCTTCGTTTGACCAATTTTGAAGAAAGCAGTTTTTACTTTCTGATCAACGACCTCTTCAACAGCATAACATTTGCTGCCCAACAACTTTTCGTAGTACGGAATGGCAACGTCAAGATCTTTGACGGCAATGCCAATGTGCTCAATGTGTGATGGCTTCATGTGGTAATTTTTTTTACGACAAGGTTTTGTGAAATTTACATCGTAGTTCATTCAATATTGGAGAATGATCGATTGCTCATTTCATTACTAACCGATTAATTGAATTACATTTACGGAATAATTTCTTTAATTGTTCCT
The sequence above is drawn from the Microbacter margulisiae genome and encodes:
- a CDS encoding biotin/lipoyl-containing protein gives rise to the protein MKEYSYKINGEEYKVNIISVEDSVASVEVNGVAYQVEMEKPVKAAPQAIVRPVVAAASQVAHVPAGEVAGAIKSPLPGVILDIAVKVGDAVKAGQKVMVLEAMKMENVINADRDGKVVEIKVAKGDSVLEGVDLMVIG
- a CDS encoding acyl-CoA carboxylase subunit beta yields the protein MSNQLNKVQELIDLRAKARLGGGQKRIDSQHKKGKYTARERIAMLLDEGSFEEFDMFLQHRCTNFGMEKESYLGDGVVTGSGTIEGRLVYVFAQDFTVFGGSLSETMALKICKVMDQAMKMGAPVIGINDSGGARIQEGVNALAGYGEIFERNILASGVVPQISAIFGPSAGGAVYSPALTDFTIMAKGSSYMFLTGPKVVKTVTGEDVSQEQLGGASVHASKSGVAHFAIDTEEDGISLIRHLLSFIPQNNMEEAPLKACEDPIDRLEDALNEVIPDNPNKPYDMYEVIGSIIDNGEFLEVHRDYAQNIIVGFARFNGMSVGIVANQPKVLAGVLDSNASRKAARFVRFCDAFNIPLVTLVDVPGFLPGTGQEYNGVIVHGAKLLYAYGEATVPKVTVTLRKAYGGAYIVMSSKHLRSDINYAWPSAEIAVMGASGAIEVLYAKEAANAEDPAAFVAQKEQEYRDAFSNPYNAARYGYVDDVIEPRNTRFRVIRALQQLATKRQINPAKKHGNLPL
- the mce gene encoding methylmalonyl-CoA epimerase, with amino-acid sequence MKPSHIEHIGIAVKDLDVAIPYYEKLLGSKCYAVEEVVDQKVKTAFFKIGQTKIELLAATDPEGPVGKFIEKKGEGIHHIAFAVKGLQEQLNVLAEDGIQLIDKSPRKGAEGLNIAFLHPKSTLGVLTELCEQPK